One window from the genome of Cryptococcus deuterogattii R265 chromosome 10, complete sequence encodes:
- a CDS encoding nuclear protein yields the protein MDPSLLHSSEEVKPTTDTSPGGSNDPSPNTTAQSHTTDNTSPSTVPQSSQPTSQTSNQPNQPSARSQSQPGHDTSTLDDNENAKRPRLRLAHACDRCRRRKIRCDTQHPCTPCQQSNNVCTFETPSRRTVKSKGNSERVSSTGGIKRPHSPGQVFASLATGRGESQSNLEARLAALESMLRDVPPNVHNAFLSTLDARLGSGTGVGLKEGGGGGEGVGVAVEALAGTSLANLNLPGNLGYSMGGSGLNARGRLSQSTLSPDWAASGGLSGWLNDAVLGKKKEEAGMDELAKRLGGMSFFYEDEIGQAKWQGATSGFPLLHLLAAHNAPKEEDEANSADGDISGEMNASPAADSILSTSPNAAAILPRRISSSSTPAGRASSAHAKARSSSIGLGAIGRRASSADRRKKERFFPDRTPRPHQTLNPEASWKVITGVIPPDLMDTLVRCYLSTSHLLWPFLHVPSFLADYANPAQWGEPGFTCFIVAVCTLSSRHVDDPRVRANPADPSTAGKQYFELFKRLRDLPSADRPTLYSIQAAFLAAVYAFGLGNLSKAFSLQAESITLCLDGGLHRSVDAYDHFDAIEKETRKRTFWSIYAWDKQSAALFGRPPIIHLRDCDVTEPLIVDDENLTPEGIKDESINSKSRMCAFVATIRLHVILEGVIDSATQPSAFPTSPFLARAAATIARRTPQIETLRDEEELLEEWKRILPKYWCYDTETANSRDPIRITQAERLHCLEHLVKMIIYRHRFSGFVAMPASTAEERARHLDLCRKAMQCALTIIADHVHISQRGMMTYYGVHVIHQLAQAGRTLVAVILNCRNADFRPIIAPSVEGLRSCVGLLRRFSGRYLCGLRSADIIDEFCRVCNIPVDSPRVPNSAGRPSPAWLRPVRKRVATPPPIVDSPGSSAMMNFDPNTLISDSVVRASGADDNMTTSVGGIGDIGGSASDLDALFNTAAYFNVPGGEASGGMAGISTSSVQNVGNRNANVGPSNSFLPTLVGLGEASAPYDRFETLSPNAELGNGNAMLSSYQDSHSGFSLSGDTDHPMGNGLGPSGAGARHISFDYGLNGHGFGGESLATKGMDNVSDGLKQGTGGSNLSAATILSLMEEGSFDYGSIFTDQAP from the exons ATGGATCCCTCCCTGCTCCACTCCTCAGAGGAGGTCAAACCCACAACCGATACTTCTCCCGGTGGCTCGAACGACCCAAGTCCGAATACCACAGCCCAGTCTCACACGACTGACAACACAAGTCCGTCCACCGTTCCCCAATCATCTCAGCCTACATCACAGACATCCAATCAGCCGAATCAACCCTCTGCTCGGTCGCAAAGCCAACCAGGACACGACACATCAACCCTCGATGACAATGAAAACGCCAAGCGTCCTCGCCTACGACTCGCCCACGCATGTGATCGTTGTCGCCGTCGAAAAATACGTTGCGATACTCAGCATCCATGTACCCCTTGTCAGCAATCGAACAATGTTTGCACTTTTGAAACTCCGTCCCGACGGACCGTCAAATCAAAAGGCAACTCTGAACGAGTCAGTAGTACGGGCGGTATCAAAAGACCACATTCGCCAGGGCAGGTCTTTGCAAGTCTGGCGacgggaagaggagagagtcAAAGTAATCTCGAAGCCAGACTAGCAGCACTGGAAAGCATGCTTAGAGATGTGCCTCCAAACGTCCACAACGCTTTCCTGTCGACATTGGATGCGCGTTTAGGCAGCGGGACGGGAGTGGGGTTAAAAGAaggtggcggaggaggagaaggtgtaGGCGTGGCGGTTGAGGCTCTGGCTGGTACTTCATTGGCAAACTTAAACCTTCCAGGAAACCTCGGCTACAGTATGGGAGGTTCAGGGTTGAATGCTCGAGGAAGATTGAGTCAGAGCACGCTTTCTCCTGACTGGGCCGCCAGTGGCGGCCTCAGTGGATGGCTGAACGACGCTGTattgggaaaaaagaaggaagaagcgggAATGGATGAATTGGCGAAGCGACTAGGGGGTATGAGCTTTTTCtacgaagatgagattgggCAAGCCAAGTGGCAAG GTGCTACATCAGGattccctctccttcacctccttgCAGCACATAATGCGccgaaggaagaagatgaagcaaaTTCAGCTGATGGAGACATTTCTGGAGAAATGAACGCTTCCCCGGCAGCCgactccatcctctccacttCTCCAAATGCTGCAGCGATCTTGCCCCGTCgcatttcttcatcatcaacccCAGCCGGCCGAGCATCGTCTGCTCACGCAAAGGCCCGTTCATCATCTATTGGCTTAGGTGCAATTGGTCGTCGGGCCAGCAGCGCCGATCGCAGAAAAAAGGAACGCTTCTTCCCGGATCGTACCCCTCGACCGCACCAAACACTAAACCCCGAAGCCAGCTGGAAGGTCATAACAGGTGTTATCCCACCTGATTTGATGGATACTCTGGTCCGTTGCTATCTTTCCACTTCGCATCTTCTCTGGCCTTTCCTTCACGTCCCATCTTTTTTGGCAGATTATGCGAACCCTGCACAATGGGGAGAACCTGGGTTTACGTGCTTCATTGTGGCAGTCTGCACCCTGTCTTCACGACATGTTGACGATCCCCGGGTGAGAGCAAATCCAGCCGATCCATCGACTGCCGGCAAGCAATATTTCGAGCTGTTCAAACGACTGCGGGACTTGCCTTCTGCGGACAGGCCGACATTGTATAGCATCCAAGCGGCATTCCTTGCGGCAGTTTACGCTTTTGGACTGGGTAACTTGAGCAAggccttttctttgcaAGCGGAAAGCATCACTTTATGCCTTGACGGCGGCCTGCATAGAAGCGTCGACGCATATGACCACTTTGACGCTATTGAAAAGGAGACTAGAAAA AGAACGTTCTGGTCTATCTATGCTTGGGATAAGCAGTCGGCTG CACTATTCGGGCGACCGCCCATTATTCACCTTCGAGATTGCGACGTGACAGAGCCTCTTATtgtcgatgatgaaaatCTCACACCTGAAGGAATCAAAGATGAATCGATCAACTCAAAAAGTCGAATGTGCGCGTTTGTGGCTACTATCAGGCTACACGTTATTCTTGAG GGTGTGATCGACTCTGCGACTCAGCCGTCGGCTTTCCCAACTTCTCCGTTCCTTGCCAGGGCAGCGGCCACTATTGCCCGCCGTACACCCCAAATTGAGACATTacgagatgaggaagaactgttggaagagtggaagagaATATTGCCCAAATACTGGTGTTATGACACGGAAACGGCAAACTCTCGAGATCCTATCAGAATCACCCAGGCAGAGAGATTACATTGC CTGGAGCACCTGGTTAAGATGATCATCTACCGACATAGGTTCTCAGGGTTTGTCGCCATGCCAGCGTCAACCGCTGAAGAGCGAGCGAGACATCTGGATTTGTGCCGCAAGGCGATGCAATGCGCATTGACCATTATCGCCGATCATGTACACATT AGTCAACGTGGGATGATGACCTACT ATGGGGTGCATGTTATCCACCAACTTGCTCAGGCAGGTCGTACCTTGGTGGCTGTGATCCTAAACTGCCGTAATGCCGACTTCCGACCTATCATCGCCCCATCAGTTGAAGGACTTCGGTCGTGCGTTGGCTTGTTAAGAAGGTTTAGTGGTCGATATCTATGTGGCCTCCGATCTGCGGACATCATAGACGAGTTTTGTCGAG TCTGCAACATTCCCGTTGACTCACCTCGTGTACCCAACTCGGCCGGCCGACCCTCACCAGCTTGGTTACGTCCAGTACGAAAACGTGTGGCGACCCCTCCTCCGATCGTCGACTCGCCTGGTAGCTCTGCAATGATGAACTTTGACCCAAACACACTCATCAGTGATAGCGTTGTCCGTGCTTCCGGAGCTGATGACAACATGACCACTTCAGTTGGAGGTATAGGTGACATTGGTGGCTCTGCCTCTGATCTGGACGCACTTTTCAACACAGCAGCTTATTTCAACGTACCTGGGGGAGAGGCTTCCGGTGGGATGGCAGGCATCTCTACCAGCAGTGTGCAGAATGTAGGCAACCGAAATGCCAATGTCGGTCCATCGaactcttttcttcctacTCTTGTCGGGCTCGGTGAAGCGTCTGCGCCGTACGATCGTTTCGAAACCCTCTCACCCAACGCTGAGTTAGGAAATGGAAATGCTATGCTTAGCAGTTATCAAGATTCCCACTCTGGCTTCAGTCTCAGTGGCGATACGGACCATCCCATGGGCAATGGCCTGGGACCATCAGGTGCAGGTGCCAGGCACATCAGCTTTGATTATGGGTTGAACGGACATGGGTTCGGAGGCGAGAGTTTAGCAACGAAGGGCATGGATAATGTGTCAGATGGGTTGAAACAAGGAACAGGTGGTAGCAATCT TTCTGCCGCGACGATCCTTAGTTTGATGGAGGAGGGCTCTTTTGATTACGGGAGTATATTTACGGACCAAGCACCATAA
- a CDS encoding DNA polymerase delta subunit 4, translated as MPPRKGPSTTAKSSGKTKRVAGLSQPTLGFQSQRKHSGTISKSKPSLQRQTSTISEVNTEPEEQGDGDIELLARPHAKDQPTHKGEDKSTESNVLPKQTTKDGELRQLRVKSKEWAQALKAAKEAMGNLEPIHAGPDTHNDVHHILRVFDMTAKYGPCVGISRLDRWKRAQKLGLEPPEEICMILTTQQGQEDPSYRENVLNGWL; from the exons ATGCCACCTAGAAAAGGACCATCAACCACTGCCAAATCCTCtggaaagacaaagagaGTAGCCGGCCTTTCTCAA CCTACGCTCGGCTTCCAATCCCAACGGAAACATTCAGGGACAATCAGCAAGTCCAAACCCTCATTACAGCGCCAGACGTCAACCATCTCGGAAGTAAATACTGAGCCGGAGGAACAAGGTGATGGCGACATTGAACTGCTCGCGCGTCCCCACGCAAAAGACCAACCAACGCACAAGGGGGAGGATAAGTCTACTGAAAGTAATGTGCTACCgaaacaaacaacaaaagatggagaactCAGACAGCTAAGAGTGAAGAGTAAAGAATGGGCCCAAGCTTTGAAGGCAGCCAAAGAAGCTATGGGAAATCTTGAGCCCA TTCATGCAGGCCCCGATACTCATAATGATGTGCATC ATATTCTTCGAGTCTTTGATATGACCGCGAAATATGGCCCTTGCGTCGGCATCAGTCGTCTAGATAGATGGAAACGAGCGCAAAAACTGGGTCTTGAACCGCCTGAAGAA ATTTGCATGATATTAACAACTcagcaagggcaagaggaTCCATCATATCGTGAGAATGTGTTGAATGGGTGGTTGTAA
- a CDS encoding 2-nitropropane dioxygenase translates to MSVISTPVTKLFGIKHPILLAGMNVAAGPELAAAVSNAGGLGVIGGLGYTPKHLRGVIKELKSSLKSPDLPFGVDLLIPSLEPTARKTNYDYTKGQLNDLIDVIIEEKAKLFVCAVGVPPKEVVEKLHGAGIYVMNMVGHPKHVTKALAQGVDIICAQGGEGGGHTGRTTFSILIPACVDLCKGKKSPLTGQPVHVIAAGGIYDGRGLAASLMYGAQAVWVGTRFVASTEAAAPKKHKELILSADHGDADTTLIYTGRPLRVRQTDYVKSWANRQDEILQLTKQGKIPHDIELQKHPEKSLEGRPWLMGDVSALIHDVKPAKEIIDEMVSTAKQCLEYGYASVSGGQSRSMAKL, encoded by the exons ATGTCTGTCATCTCCACGCCAGTCACCAAACTTT TTGGTATCAAACATCCTATCCTCCTAGC GGGGATGAATGTTGCTGCAGGGCCTGAGCTCGCCGCTGCCGTATCCAATGCTGGTGGTCTCGGTGTCATCGGCGGTCTGGGTTATAC ACCCAAACATCTTCGAGGAGTCATTAAAGAATTGAAATCCAGCTTGAAATCACCCGACTTAC CTTTTGGAGTGGATCTCCTCATTCCATCTTTGGAGCCTACAGCCCGTAAAACCAACTATGATTATACCAAAGGCCAGCTTAACGATCTCATTGATGTCATTATCGAGGAAAAGGCCAAACTCTTTGTCTGTGCTGTTGGAGTGCCGCCCAAAGAGGTTGTTGAGAAACTCCACGGCGCTGGTATCTATGTAATGAAC ATGGTAGGCCATCCCAAGCACGTCACCAAAGCCCTTGCCCAAGGTGTAGATATCATTTGTGCACAA ggaggagagggcgGCGGCCACACTGGCAGAACCACATTTTCAATCCTCATTCCTGCCTGCGTAGACCTTTGCAAAGGCAAAAAGTCTCCTCTCACCGGCCAGCCC GTCCACGTGATTGCTGCAGGTGGCATCTATGACGGCCGCGGTCTTGCAGCATCACTTATGTACGGTGCGCAAGCCGTCTGGGTTGGCACTCGGTTCGTTGCTAGTACAGAAGCTGCCGCGCCCAAGAAACACAAGGAGCT GATTTTATCGGCCGATCACGGTGATGCTGACACAACTTTAATCTACACTGGTCGACCTTTGCGGGTGAGGCAAACAGATTATGTAAAATCATGGGCCAACCGACAAGATGAAAT ATTGCAACTCACCAAGCAAGGAAAGATCCCTCACGACATTGAGCTGCAGAAGCACCCGGAGAAGAGTCTCGAAGGTCGCCCTTGGCTCATGGGAGATGTTAGTGCTCTGATTCAC GATGTAAAGCCAGCAAAGGAGATCATAGATGAAATGGTTAGCACCGCCAAGCAATGCCTCGAATACGGCTATGCTTCTGTATCTGGGGGGCAAAGTCGTTCCATGGCCAAGCTTTAG
- a CDS encoding COP9 signalosome complex subunit 3, with translation MTSQPENEPAPSASESIQPTDPNTVAEPVHSSSTLTSPPAATAEATPAPTAIPSSHAHSAFPSLPQPGKLPSIPQEIHQILSLPADQFTAKGLPLLAKVADGKPFEGASLKAWERRNAGEQLLALYEAGDQVYETADERVKEIGGGLVYVLSARLNLGQGNPVIWSDKMLDFAINLCELADPVQLRICHQRVAAFAWCLLRLSQQLSKVELVISAITSLIQKLNYRQTFSPIFGALLEACLITRQYDHPSLGSVLNIIFLDVKTTAPTYLDILTYYHHAGTVNMAMGDFRKAKEYYLTAVTAPTTTASAIQLACAKRALLCELIVTGKKILWPKYTPTPVTRIIEKYAVQYNELAKQFEAHNWAAVQKAHTLPEYEKDCNKGLIGQVIDSIHRHMILRLRKTYRRLTVDSLARRLRIGDNLPKAERVVAILDDMIQSGEVSATLTPSVTQPQSHSQAIVEFITTTESFTSPEVLARLEKADALATLLQVHLAEGNRRLGASKEYLRKQAQSLEFNGRKDKGDDFDQLMEAEEAMESGPGSGKMTGSGGGGGSKSGSLRGVSSNMADIGF, from the exons ATGACCTCCCAGCCGGAAAACGAGCCCGCCCCTTCCGCCTCCGAATCAATTCAGCCTACAGACCCAAACACAGTAGCGGAACCCGTCCACTCTTCCTCGACTTTAACCTCGCCCCCGGCGGCCACGGCTGAAGCTACACCCGCACCAACAGCTATACCTTCCTCACACGCTCATTCCGCTTTCCCATCGCTTCCCCAACCCGGGAAACTACCTTCCATCCCACAGGAAATCCACCAAATCCTCTCCTTACCTGCCGATCAGTTTACAGCAAAAGGCCTCCCGCTTCTTGCTAAAGTCGCAGACGGAAAGCCATTTGAGGGTGCTTCTTTGAAAGCgtgggaaaggaggaatgCTGGTGAACAGCTGTTGGCCCTGTACGAGGCTGGTGATCAAGTCTATGAGACTGCAGATGAGAGGGTCAAAGAGATTGGGGGAGGTCTTGTGTATGTGCT GTCGGCAAGACTCAACCTTGGACAAGGCAACCCTGTGATATGGAGCGACAAGATGTTGGATTTTGCCATCAATCTCTGTGAGCTTGCTGATCCTGTACAGCTGCGGATCTGCCACCAAAGAG TTGCCGCATTTGCATGGTGCCTTTTACGCTTGTCACAACAGCTTTCAAAG GTTGAACTCGTCATCTCTGCGATCACTTCGCTCATCCAAAAGCTCAATTACCGTCAAACATTTTCTCCTATATTTGGTGCTTTGCTAGAAGCTTGCCTAATCACTCGTCAATATGACCATCCGAGCTTGGGGTCGGTCCTTAATATCATCTTTTTGGATGTCAAGACT ACCGCACCTACTTATCTCGATATCCTGACGTATTACCATCATGCCGGTACTGTCAACATGGCAATGGGAGACTTCCGTAAAGCCAAAGAGTACTATTTGACT GCTGTGACGGCTCCGACTACGACTGCTTCAGCTATTCAACTAGCTTGCGCCAAGAGGGCATTATTGTGCGAATTAATCGTCACAGGCAAG AAAATCCTTTGGCCCAAGTATACACCTACTCCAGTGACCAGGATCATTGAGAAATATGCTGTCCAGTATAACGAGTTGGCCAAGCAGTTTGAAGCTCACAATTGGGCGGCTGTGCAGAAGGCTCACACTCTGCCAGAATATGAAAAG GACTGTAACAAGGGCTTGATCGGACAGGTTATTGATTCTATCCATCGTCATATGATTTTACGACTTCGCAAAACGTATAGACGATTGACTGTGGATAGTCTTGCTAGACGATTGAGGATTGGAGACAACTTGCCAAAAGCTGAGCGAGTCGTTGCGATTCTGGATGACATG ATACAATCGGGAGAAGTCTCTGCTACCTTGACGCCGTCTGTGACTCAACCCCAATCACATTCTCAAGCGATCGTCGAGTTTATCACAACCACAGAAAGTTTTACTTCTCCAGAGGTGTTGGCACGTTTGGAAAAGGCAGATGCACTGGCTACATTGTTGCAGGTGCATTTAGCGGAAGGTAATAGGAGGTTGGGAGCGAGTAAAGAATATCTTCGCAAA caagcACAATCTTTAGAGTTCAACGGTAGAAAGGACAAGGGAGATGACTTTGATCAGCTGAtggaggcagaagaggcgATGGAGTCAGGGCCGGGCAGTGGGAAGATGACGGGAAGcggtggtggcggtggaTCCAAGAGTGGAAGTTTGAGGGGCGTAAGCTCTAACATGGCTGATATTGGCTTTTGA